A genomic region of Bernardetia sp. ABR2-2B contains the following coding sequences:
- a CDS encoding M28 family peptidase, protein MINSNLSIEKDTLHLLSQESQKTYPQVTKNAKNTIDILCNPKMQGRGYVNNGEQLAAGYIARQFEQIGLLKHKSSYFQSFNLKSVNTFPKKVQLKSKKYNFQAGTEYLVASFSNSGKGKVGILYLDSVFFENDSAQIAFKKVSLKKSAVMYSDKWTKKIQQEYPAFLEKIQEAKAVFVRTEKLIGVPSPVAYSKPYFEVLDSIFPVYEPLSLLDLNDLKATKKAKKIEKLKFKVKAKLVEPQPSQNVIGYIKGTKNPKKVIVFSAHYDHLGKMGKDVYFAGANDNASGVAMLLELAKYYSENPPEYSICFMAFGSEEIGLLGSMFYTKNPLFPLKNIAFLINLDLVGTGEKGATVVNATIYEKEFELLKKINVEHNYLKTIESRGEAANSDHYFFHQKRVPSFFLYLNGGSQAYHDINDTPQNLSLFGFQNLYELLLEFSQNLMQIK, encoded by the coding sequence ATGATTAATTCCAATTTAAGTATAGAAAAAGACACATTACATCTCTTATCACAAGAAAGCCAAAAAACATACCCACAGGTAACAAAAAACGCAAAAAATACAATAGATATACTTTGTAACCCCAAAATGCAAGGAAGAGGCTATGTTAATAATGGCGAACAATTGGCTGCAGGTTACATTGCAAGACAATTTGAACAAATAGGATTATTGAAACACAAAAGTAGTTATTTTCAATCATTTAATCTAAAATCTGTAAATACTTTTCCAAAAAAAGTACAATTAAAATCTAAAAAATATAATTTTCAAGCAGGAACAGAGTATTTAGTTGCTTCTTTCTCAAATTCTGGAAAGGGAAAAGTAGGTATTTTATATTTAGACTCAGTTTTTTTTGAGAATGATTCGGCACAAATAGCTTTCAAAAAAGTATCATTGAAAAAAAGTGCTGTAATGTATTCAGATAAATGGACAAAAAAAATTCAACAAGAATATCCTGCCTTTTTAGAAAAAATACAAGAAGCAAAGGCTGTTTTCGTCAGAACAGAAAAATTAATTGGAGTTCCTTCACCTGTTGCTTATTCAAAACCTTATTTTGAAGTTTTGGATAGCATTTTTCCTGTTTATGAGCCTCTTAGTTTGCTAGATTTGAATGACTTGAAAGCTACAAAAAAAGCAAAGAAGATAGAAAAATTAAAATTTAAAGTAAAAGCGAAACTAGTAGAACCTCAACCCTCTCAAAATGTAATTGGTTATATAAAAGGAACAAAAAACCCTAAAAAAGTAATTGTTTTTTCTGCTCATTACGACCACTTAGGCAAAATGGGAAAAGACGTTTATTTTGCTGGTGCAAATGACAATGCTTCTGGCGTAGCTATGCTTTTAGAGTTGGCAAAATATTATTCAGAAAATCCTCCTGAATACTCTATCTGTTTTATGGCTTTTGGTTCGGAAGAAATCGGTCTTTTAGGTTCAATGTTTTATACTAAAAACCCACTTTTTCCATTAAAAAATATTGCCTTTTTGATAAATTTGGATTTGGTAGGCACAGGAGAAAAAGGTGCAACAGTAGTAAATGCTACTATTTATGAAAAAGAATTTGAATTACTAAAAAAAATAAATGTAGAACACAACTATTTGAAAACAATAGAAAGTAGAGGAGAGGCTGCCAACTCTGATCATTATTTTTTCCATCAAAAAAGAGTTCCTAGCTTTTTCTTGTATTTGAACGGAGGAAGTCAAGCCTACCACGATATAAATGATACGCCTCAAAATTTATCCCTTTTTGGTTTTCAGAATTTATACGAATTGTTACTAGAGTTTAGTCAAAACTTGATGCAAATAAAATAA